In Aliamphritea ceti, a single window of DNA contains:
- a CDS encoding ABC transporter permease — protein sequence MVKSKRVLFWLVAMLGMFSLGVVSQSSGLIDDFFYYWEDIAYLSVQHMQLSAMSGSAAILLAVPLGIWLSRPACQRIAEPVMQVLNIGTTVPTLAILALSMSVLGIGSTPAVFALCIATLLPIVRNTYVGLLAVPEHLKEAANGMGMTPGQILLRVEIPNALYVIFAGIRTALTINVGTVPLAFLIGGGGLGELIFTGIDLDEMPMLLAGAIPTSLLAVMVDISVGVLAFFIVPKGVNPLRMNT from the coding sequence ATGGTGAAGTCTAAAAGAGTTCTGTTTTGGCTGGTGGCCATGCTGGGGATGTTTTCTCTGGGTGTGGTCAGCCAGAGCAGCGGACTGATAGATGACTTCTTCTATTACTGGGAAGACATAGCCTATCTCAGTGTTCAGCATATGCAGTTGTCTGCGATGTCCGGCAGCGCGGCAATTTTACTCGCTGTCCCTCTGGGTATATGGCTTAGCCGGCCAGCCTGTCAGCGCATTGCTGAGCCTGTAATGCAGGTGCTGAATATTGGTACCACTGTGCCGACTCTGGCGATTCTGGCGCTTTCCATGAGTGTTTTGGGCATTGGTTCAACCCCTGCGGTGTTCGCACTTTGCATTGCTACTTTACTGCCAATTGTACGGAATACTTATGTGGGCTTGTTAGCCGTGCCTGAGCATCTAAAAGAAGCCGCAAATGGTATGGGGATGACGCCTGGCCAGATTTTACTGCGAGTTGAAATTCCGAATGCACTTTATGTGATTTTTGCAGGTATCCGTACCGCATTGACGATAAATGTGGGCACTGTGCCGCTGGCATTTCTGATAGGTGGCGGCGGCCTTGGTGAGCTGATTTTCACTGGCATAGATCTGGATGAAATGCCGATGCTGTTAGCTGGTGCAATCCCAACATCGCTGCTGGCGGTGATGGTCGATATCAGCGTGGGTGTACTGGCATTTTTCATCGTCCCTAAAGGGGTTAATCCGCTGCGCATGAATACATAA
- a CDS encoding ABC transporter ATP-binding protein, translated as MIQLENLTKLFETPEGVVTAADNINMTVPKGEICVLLGPSGCGKTTTLKMLNRIIPPTSGRVLINGEDTSTLDTISLRRNIGYVIQQIGLFPNMTIAENISVVPKLLGWDKKRYQARAEELLAMVALEPKTFMQRYPRELSGGQQQRVGVIRALAADPPVMLMDEPFGAIDPINREVIQDEFLKMQEELQKTILFVSHDIDEAVKMADKIAIFDAGKLIQFDSPDALLAHPCNKFVENFVGTDRTLKRLRLAKVADVMTPAPTPVYPDDDLQKALEIMQNNDYVAVTMVDAKGRPIGSINRDLATSKRGRCGDHFYGLRAIAKVDDDLRSVASAMFSKDTTWMPCVDDEGIFRGEISQRGVTHYLGATYRSREALNTGVQHGEV; from the coding sequence GTGATTCAATTAGAAAACCTGACCAAATTATTCGAGACACCGGAAGGCGTTGTTACCGCTGCAGACAACATTAACATGACAGTGCCGAAAGGCGAGATTTGTGTGTTACTTGGGCCATCAGGTTGCGGTAAAACCACCACGCTGAAAATGCTTAACCGGATTATTCCGCCAACGTCTGGCCGGGTTCTGATTAACGGTGAAGACACCAGTACGCTGGATACCATCAGCTTACGCCGCAACATTGGTTATGTAATTCAGCAGATTGGTTTATTCCCGAATATGACCATCGCCGAAAACATTTCTGTCGTGCCTAAACTATTGGGCTGGGATAAAAAACGTTATCAGGCCCGGGCTGAAGAGCTGCTGGCAATGGTGGCGCTGGAGCCTAAGACTTTCATGCAGCGTTATCCCCGGGAGCTTTCCGGTGGTCAGCAACAGCGTGTTGGGGTGATTCGTGCACTGGCGGCAGATCCACCGGTAATGCTGATGGATGAGCCTTTCGGTGCGATTGATCCGATTAACCGTGAGGTTATTCAGGATGAATTTCTAAAGATGCAGGAAGAGCTGCAGAAAACCATTTTGTTTGTTAGCCATGATATTGATGAAGCGGTCAAAATGGCGGATAAGATCGCCATCTTTGATGCCGGTAAACTGATTCAGTTTGATTCACCGGATGCCTTGCTGGCGCATCCCTGCAACAAGTTTGTTGAAAATTTTGTGGGGACAGACCGTACACTGAAGCGCTTACGTCTGGCGAAAGTAGCGGATGTTATGACGCCGGCACCAACCCCAGTTTATCCTGATGATGACCTGCAGAAAGCGCTTGAAATCATGCAGAACAATGATTATGTCGCAGTAACAATGGTGGATGCCAAGGGCCGGCCAATTGGCAGTATTAACCGTGATTTAGCCACCTCAAAGCGTGGTCGTTGTGGTGATCACTTCTATGGCTTACGGGCCATTGCCAAGGTGGATGATGATCTGCGCAGTGTAGCTTCTGCAATGTTTAGCAAAGACACAACCTGGATGCCTTGCGTGGATGATGAGGGGATCTTCCGGGGTGAGATTTCCCAGCGGGGTGTGACTCATTATCTGGGGGCGACGTACCGCAGCCGTGAAGCTCTGAATACGGGTGTTCAGCATGGTGAAGTCTAA
- a CDS encoding ABC transporter permease → MSLTLEHISLVGVAVGLAILTGVPIGIAITQNESVAAVVLYAASVIITIPSIALFGLMIPVLSLFGQGIGYLPAVIAVLLYSQLPIIRNTYAAINNVDPALREAARGLGMTPIQRLKLVEVPLAIPVIMAGIRTAVVMNIGVMAIAAYIGAGGLGTLISRGITQTDPRQLIAGALAVSLLAIIADYALLYCQRRLTPKGV, encoded by the coding sequence ATGAGCCTGACTCTTGAGCACATATCCCTGGTTGGCGTGGCTGTCGGGCTGGCAATTCTGACTGGCGTGCCTATTGGTATTGCGATCACTCAGAACGAGTCGGTTGCGGCGGTGGTGCTGTATGCCGCATCTGTCATTATCACGATACCGTCTATTGCCCTGTTTGGCCTGATGATTCCTGTGCTGTCGCTGTTTGGTCAGGGCATTGGTTATCTGCCGGCGGTGATAGCTGTTCTGCTGTATTCCCAACTGCCGATTATTCGCAATACCTATGCGGCGATTAACAATGTTGATCCGGCGCTGCGAGAGGCCGCACGTGGTTTGGGGATGACGCCGATACAACGTTTGAAACTGGTCGAAGTACCCCTGGCTATACCGGTCATTATGGCGGGTATCCGTACCGCCGTAGTGATGAATATTGGTGTTATGGCAATCGCTGCGTATATCGGTGCAGGTGGTTTGGGCACGCTTATCAGCCGTGGCATCACACAGACTGATCCACGACAACTGATAGCCGGTGCATTGGCGGTAAGCTTGTTAGCCATCATTGCTGATTACGCACTGCTTTACTGCCAGCGACGATTAACGCCAAAGGGCGTATAG
- a CDS encoding LysR substrate-binding domain-containing protein has translation MRRDLPPFAALRAFETAARHESFRAAAKEACQTPSAVSHQIRTLEAFLQVKLFDRHGGKSALTAAGNEYLKTVVDIFEQLERAGNRLARHDDPYTLRINLSHTLSACWLLPMLPRFQARYPEIDIKLINSDEPLDLAVSNIDLGIRCGNGQWAGLKSDFLMHEELFIVCRPDQLDRLPPVERLNELADSFTLIHYSLNENEWRNWIQEAGFNPPKIKHRIDLDSRQLVLQAVVNGLGLGIGRASYAAEYINSGRLVIAYPMRKATDNGYYLVSPKQSQRISKTENFKDWLLTETHHSSVHPNQN, from the coding sequence ATGCGTCGTGACTTACCTCCATTTGCCGCTCTGCGAGCCTTTGAAACAGCAGCTCGCCATGAAAGCTTTCGGGCTGCGGCCAAAGAGGCCTGCCAAACACCGTCCGCGGTCAGCCACCAGATACGAACTTTGGAAGCATTCCTCCAGGTTAAACTCTTCGATCGCCACGGCGGAAAATCTGCTCTGACAGCCGCCGGTAATGAATATTTAAAAACCGTCGTGGATATTTTTGAGCAGCTCGAGCGGGCTGGCAATCGCCTGGCCCGTCATGACGATCCATATACCTTACGCATTAACTTATCTCATACTTTATCCGCCTGCTGGCTATTACCAATGCTGCCAAGGTTCCAGGCTCGTTATCCAGAAATAGACATTAAATTGATCAATTCCGATGAGCCACTCGATCTCGCCGTCTCCAACATTGATTTAGGCATTCGTTGCGGCAATGGTCAGTGGGCCGGTCTTAAGTCTGACTTTTTAATGCATGAAGAGTTATTTATCGTGTGCCGTCCAGACCAGTTAGATAGATTACCGCCTGTAGAACGCTTAAATGAGCTGGCGGATAGCTTTACGCTGATTCATTACAGCCTGAATGAAAACGAATGGCGCAACTGGATTCAGGAAGCAGGCTTTAATCCGCCAAAGATTAAACACCGAATTGATCTCGATAGCCGGCAACTGGTATTGCAGGCAGTAGTCAACGGTCTGGGACTAGGTATCGGACGAGCGTCCTACGCCGCTGAGTACATAAACAGCGGGCGCTTAGTTATCGCTTATCCAATGCGGAAAGCTACTGACAATGGTTATTATCTGGTTTCACCAAAGCAAAGCCAGCGCATAAGTAAAACAGAAAACTTTAAAGACTGGTTACTCACAGAAACGCATCATAGCAGTGTTCATCCAAACCAAAACTGA
- a CDS encoding amino acid ABC transporter ATP-binding protein → MTSIQNPDVAVKPIVELKDVNKWYDDFHCLKDINLEVTPGERIVICGPSGSGKSTMIRCINRLEAHQSGEIVVDNVVLHEHMQNIDKVRSEVGMVFQSFNLFPHMTIAENCMAGPMWVQGVPKEEARRLAMKYLEQVRIPEQADKYPGQLSGGQQQRVAIARSLCMKPKLMLFDEPTSALDPEMVSGVLDTMIDLAKEGMTMLCVTHEMGFAREVADRVIFMADGEIVEQNTPKEFFDNPREERTQQFLSQIL, encoded by the coding sequence ATGACTTCAATTCAAAATCCTGACGTGGCTGTTAAGCCTATCGTTGAACTGAAAGATGTTAATAAATGGTACGACGATTTTCATTGTCTGAAAGATATTAATCTGGAAGTAACGCCCGGTGAGCGGATTGTTATCTGCGGACCTTCTGGCTCAGGCAAGTCGACGATGATTCGCTGTATTAACCGTTTAGAAGCGCATCAGTCCGGCGAGATAGTTGTTGATAATGTTGTGCTTCACGAGCACATGCAAAATATCGATAAAGTCCGCTCTGAAGTGGGTATGGTGTTCCAGAGTTTTAATCTGTTCCCACATATGACGATAGCTGAAAACTGTATGGCCGGGCCTATGTGGGTGCAGGGTGTACCTAAGGAAGAAGCTCGTCGTCTGGCGATGAAGTATCTGGAACAGGTACGTATTCCTGAGCAGGCAGATAAATACCCAGGACAGTTATCCGGTGGTCAGCAACAGCGGGTGGCGATTGCCCGTAGCTTGTGTATGAAGCCCAAGCTGATGTTATTTGATGAGCCGACTTCGGCACTGGATCCGGAAATGGTTTCTGGCGTGTTGGATACTATGATTGATCTGGCGAAAGAAGGCATGACGATGCTGTGTGTTACCCACGAAATGGGTTTTGCCCGTGAAGTGGCTGACCGGGTAATTTTTATGGCGGATGGCGAAATTGTTGAGCAAAATACGCCGAAAGAGTTCTTTGATAATCCAAGAGAAGAACGCACCCAGCAGTTTCTTAGTCAGATTCTGTAA
- a CDS encoding amino acid ABC transporter permease has translation MYQDTVQEARLLSKTPFVVALYACFFVLLFLFDLSGSGFAELLAPAIGSDSEGGVYARFVTSITLSAIITLGIWLIGKLKFNAQRVTVWLIMAGLFMLFFTSFDLSFDFIQSKIWFMVSQGILTTLYISVISISIASVLAIIGAVAKLSSNGFANGLASFYTSFFRGLPLLMQVYLIYLGLPQLGFVIDAVPAGILALSLCYGAYMTEIFRAGIESIPKGQWEAARSIGFKFGLTMRRIILPQAIPLIIPPTGNQFIAMLKDSSLVSVIGVWELMFLARTLGQKDFKHMEMLITAAMLYWILSMVLEFAQSHIERRYRKG, from the coding sequence ATGTATCAGGATACCGTACAAGAGGCCAGACTACTGAGCAAAACGCCATTCGTGGTGGCCTTGTATGCATGTTTTTTTGTTTTACTTTTTCTTTTTGATCTATCCGGTTCGGGGTTTGCCGAACTGTTGGCTCCGGCGATTGGCAGTGACAGCGAAGGCGGCGTATATGCGCGCTTTGTGACCAGCATTACGCTATCTGCAATTATCACACTCGGTATTTGGCTGATTGGGAAACTTAAGTTTAATGCACAGCGTGTTACCGTCTGGCTGATCATGGCTGGCTTGTTCATGCTGTTCTTTACCAGCTTTGATCTGAGCTTTGATTTTATCCAGAGTAAGATCTGGTTCATGGTGTCACAGGGTATTTTGACGACCCTGTATATCTCGGTCATTTCTATCTCTATTGCTTCAGTGCTGGCGATTATAGGAGCGGTGGCGAAACTGTCGTCGAATGGTTTTGCCAATGGTCTGGCGAGTTTCTATACCTCGTTCTTCCGTGGCCTGCCGTTGCTGATGCAGGTGTATTTGATTTATTTAGGTTTACCGCAGCTTGGCTTCGTGATTGATGCAGTGCCGGCAGGTATTCTGGCTTTGTCGCTGTGTTACGGTGCTTACATGACGGAAATTTTCCGTGCCGGTATTGAGAGTATCCCGAAAGGTCAGTGGGAAGCCGCCCGTTCAATTGGTTTTAAGTTTGGTCTGACGATGCGCCGGATTATTCTGCCGCAGGCGATTCCGCTGATTATTCCGCCGACAGGCAACCAGTTTATTGCCATGCTGAAAGATTCATCTCTGGTTTCAGTCATTGGTGTTTGGGAGCTGATGTTCCTGGCCCGTACTTTAGGCCAGAAAGACTTTAAACATATGGAAATGCTGATTACTGCTGCGATGCTGTATTGGATATTGTCGATGGTGCTGGAATTTGCCCAGTCCCACATTGAACGCCGTTATCGTAAGGGGTAA
- a CDS encoding transporter substrate-binding domain-containing protein: MKIITKILATTLMSALPFASVMAGEALDRVMDKKLLKVATDANWAPQSFLNDNNEMDGFDVNVAQEVAKRLGVQIEFVTPAWDIITAGRWSGRWDLSIGSMTPTTERAKVLTFPAVYYYTPASFVVHKDSDAQQVSDLNGKKVGVTTASVHERYLQKDLTIDAEGVPNFEYEVDTDFIKSYQSSNVVLDDLRLGNGSRLDGALTSVPTINEAMKNNYPIKPLGEPVFFEPLALAIDKGDQEFNDKLAAIVSEMRADGTLSELSQKWYSYDYTSTK, from the coding sequence ATGAAAATAATTACTAAAATTCTTGCGACAACTCTCATGAGTGCTTTGCCGTTTGCCTCGGTTATGGCCGGTGAAGCTCTAGATCGGGTAATGGATAAAAAATTGCTTAAGGTAGCCACCGATGCTAACTGGGCCCCTCAGTCGTTTCTGAATGACAACAATGAAATGGACGGCTTCGATGTTAATGTTGCGCAGGAAGTAGCCAAACGCCTGGGTGTACAGATTGAATTTGTAACTCCAGCCTGGGACATTATTACTGCTGGTCGCTGGAGCGGTCGTTGGGATCTGTCTATTGGTTCTATGACGCCGACGACAGAACGTGCCAAAGTGCTGACGTTCCCTGCCGTGTATTACTACACTCCCGCTTCTTTCGTGGTGCATAAAGATTCTGACGCTCAGCAGGTATCTGATCTGAATGGTAAGAAAGTGGGTGTGACAACTGCCAGCGTACATGAGCGTTATTTGCAGAAAGATCTGACAATCGACGCTGAAGGTGTACCGAATTTTGAGTATGAAGTTGATACTGATTTCATTAAGTCTTATCAGTCTTCTAATGTTGTCCTGGATGATCTGCGTCTGGGTAACGGTTCCCGTCTGGATGGTGCTTTAACCAGCGTACCGACTATTAATGAAGCGATGAAGAATAATTATCCAATCAAACCTTTAGGTGAGCCGGTATTCTTTGAACCACTGGCATTGGCTATCGATAAAGGTGATCAGGAATTTAACGATAAACTGGCCGCTATCGTATCTGAAATGCGCGCCGACGGTACTTTGTCTGAGCTGTCCCAGAAATGGTATAGCTACGATTACACCAGCACTAAGTAA
- a CDS encoding GlxA family transcriptional regulator — MSENTTTGITSVGFLLLPGFSMMSLSALLEPLRMANKISQQPLYRWQIFSINNQSVSANNGLLLPPSDDIDSDGEWLQCLDDLVLVAGDNIHQHYTPSLRSLLRRCYQRRIRLGATSTASFLLAYADLIGQRPCTVHWEYLDAFRDEFPQLQLTRSLFEITPMIMTCSGGLAGLDMFLAIIAEQQGEALSNSIADQYMHSQIRRGDCAQRNTLIQRYQIHNKKVLLAVTAMEEHLEVPLNLSDIVRLANISARQLQRLFQQQFSCSVMDFYLQLRLQRARSLLLETDISIANIALICGFGTSAYFTRRYRELFTLTPRDSRRLSHSRSGVV, encoded by the coding sequence ATGTCCGAAAACACAACAACAGGCATCACCTCCGTTGGATTTCTGCTGCTCCCAGGTTTTTCAATGATGTCTTTATCGGCATTACTGGAACCTTTGCGTATGGCAAATAAAATTAGCCAGCAGCCACTTTATCGCTGGCAAATATTTAGTATTAACAACCAGTCTGTTAGCGCCAATAATGGCCTCTTGTTACCGCCCTCTGACGATATAGACTCTGACGGTGAATGGTTACAGTGTTTAGATGATCTGGTTCTGGTAGCTGGAGACAACATTCATCAGCATTATACCCCTTCTCTACGCAGTCTCTTACGCCGTTGCTATCAGCGCCGTATTCGACTGGGAGCAACATCAACGGCTAGCTTTCTACTCGCTTACGCCGACCTCATTGGCCAGCGCCCTTGCACCGTTCACTGGGAATATCTGGATGCATTCCGTGATGAGTTCCCGCAACTACAACTTACCCGTAGTCTGTTCGAAATAACGCCTATGATAATGACCTGCTCCGGTGGTCTTGCTGGTCTGGATATGTTCCTGGCAATTATTGCAGAACAACAAGGCGAAGCATTAAGTAACAGTATCGCCGATCAATATATGCACAGCCAGATCCGCCGTGGTGACTGCGCACAACGGAACACTTTAATTCAACGATATCAAATACATAATAAAAAAGTTCTTCTTGCGGTTACGGCTATGGAAGAACATCTCGAAGTACCTCTGAACTTATCAGACATTGTGCGCCTGGCGAATATTTCAGCGCGACAGTTACAACGTTTATTCCAGCAGCAATTCAGCTGTAGCGTGATGGATTTTTATTTGCAGCTGCGCTTACAGCGGGCCAGAAGTCTGTTACTGGAAACAGATATAAGCATAGCGAACATAGCCTTAATCTGCGGCTTTGGTACTTCAGCATATTTCACCCGACGCTATCGTGAGTTATTTACCCTCACTCCAAGAGACAGCCGTCGCTTAAGCCACTCCCGGTCGGGCGTCGTTTAA
- a CDS encoding MmgE/PrpD family protein — protein sequence MALISTNPVYEFLQQLSFEQIPDTVIQQAKVCLADLLATLAAGSQTPLTSIMRQLCEQQFAAGENAPQALALSGAGRLSPTGAALLDGMVIDSMDAHDGHALTKGHVGCAVLAAINSYISSTRRPVSGRDLLKYLVAGYEIGTRSGIVLHASCDDYHSSGAWNAVTCAALSADLLQLNREQFEHALGIAEYHGPRSQLMRDVDHPTMIKDGSGWGAMTGVSAAYMAQLKFTGAPAITVLAESVQSYWQDLGERWYQLEQYIKPYPVCRWAHPAIDAVIALRQQHTFHPDDVLNVQIHTFHNAARLAQKIPHSTDQAQYAITFPVAVALCYAQVLPKHILEAGLQDQAVREMFGRIDIIEDPHLSARFPAERLARVSIQLKQGESYHSEPFIARGDPQNPLTTQQTKEKFYSLTRPVWGQQTAADIDQLIEQLDQPDSDAKTLLSMVRQASLNGAP from the coding sequence ATGGCGCTTATTTCTACAAACCCAGTCTATGAGTTTCTGCAACAACTTAGCTTTGAACAGATTCCTGATACAGTCATCCAGCAAGCCAAGGTATGCCTGGCAGATTTGCTTGCAACACTGGCAGCCGGGAGTCAGACACCATTAACCAGCATCATGCGGCAGCTTTGTGAACAACAATTCGCTGCCGGTGAAAATGCCCCACAAGCCCTGGCACTGAGCGGTGCCGGACGGCTGAGCCCTACCGGTGCAGCGTTACTCGACGGTATGGTTATTGATTCAATGGATGCACACGACGGTCACGCCCTGACAAAAGGCCATGTTGGCTGTGCTGTTCTCGCGGCAATCAACAGCTATATCAGTAGTACCAGACGACCAGTGAGTGGCCGGGATTTACTCAAATACCTTGTTGCCGGTTATGAAATTGGCACCCGAAGTGGCATTGTTTTACACGCCAGCTGTGATGACTATCACTCCTCGGGTGCCTGGAATGCAGTGACTTGTGCGGCCCTAAGCGCAGACTTACTGCAACTGAACCGCGAGCAGTTTGAACACGCATTAGGCATTGCCGAATATCACGGGCCACGCAGCCAGCTAATGCGTGACGTTGACCACCCTACAATGATCAAAGATGGCTCAGGCTGGGGTGCAATGACAGGTGTATCCGCCGCCTATATGGCACAGCTTAAATTTACCGGAGCACCTGCCATTACCGTATTAGCAGAATCAGTACAGAGTTACTGGCAAGACTTAGGTGAACGCTGGTATCAACTGGAGCAGTACATCAAGCCTTATCCGGTATGCCGCTGGGCACACCCGGCTATCGACGCGGTTATTGCTCTGCGCCAACAACATACATTTCATCCGGATGACGTTCTCAATGTACAAATCCATACCTTTCATAACGCTGCCCGGCTAGCTCAGAAAATTCCGCACAGTACTGACCAGGCACAATACGCTATTACTTTTCCGGTAGCCGTTGCGCTCTGTTATGCACAAGTATTACCTAAGCACATACTTGAAGCTGGCTTGCAAGATCAGGCAGTCAGGGAGATGTTCGGCCGCATAGATATTATTGAAGACCCGCACCTAAGTGCCCGTTTTCCGGCAGAGCGTTTAGCCCGGGTTAGCATTCAGCTTAAACAAGGTGAAAGTTATCATTCAGAACCATTTATAGCCCGTGGAGATCCACAGAACCCACTGACAACACAGCAAACTAAAGAGAAGTTCTATTCCCTAACCAGACCGGTATGGGGTCAGCAGACCGCTGCCGATATAGACCAGCTGATCGAACAACTCGACCAGCCCGACAGCGACGCTAAAACACTGCTCAGCATGGTTCGTCAGGCCAGCCTTAATGGAGCTCCTTAA
- a CDS encoding LysR substrate-binding domain-containing protein, translating to MRRKLPSTMSLQCFELAARLENFTQAANTLNMTQSALSRQIKLLEELVGQPLFLRSRQRVKLSPAGQSYLAAITPMIDDLEAATLKMLSFQDISGGINVGTYPTFGARWLLPYLLDFQNVQSDINLNTITYLDNSQFDPAVIDVGIVQGDPPWPGMRVDYLMPEYLAPVASPKLLPEPVNDPAQLMSQRILHHTTRPESWKIWFNDLGAILPEEGSSLRYSQYELIIEAMVAGHGIGLMPQVLIQRELKEGKLVPAHSHIACPRSAYYLLTPLHKVGISKIESFRSWFLQRVKELH from the coding sequence ATGAGACGTAAATTACCCAGTACCATGTCGCTGCAATGCTTTGAGCTGGCTGCGCGGCTGGAAAACTTTACTCAGGCGGCAAACACTCTGAACATGACTCAGAGTGCTCTGAGCAGACAAATTAAGCTGCTTGAAGAGCTTGTAGGACAGCCATTGTTTCTGCGCAGCCGCCAACGGGTAAAGCTAAGCCCTGCAGGGCAATCTTATCTGGCTGCAATCACACCAATGATTGATGATCTGGAAGCAGCCACGCTGAAAATGTTGTCGTTTCAGGATATCAGTGGCGGTATCAACGTTGGGACTTACCCAACATTCGGTGCGCGCTGGTTATTACCGTATCTGTTGGATTTTCAGAACGTCCAGTCGGATATAAATCTGAATACCATCACTTATCTGGATAACAGTCAGTTTGATCCGGCGGTAATCGATGTGGGAATTGTGCAGGGTGATCCACCCTGGCCTGGGATGCGGGTCGATTATCTGATGCCTGAATATTTGGCTCCAGTTGCTTCACCTAAGTTGTTGCCGGAACCTGTGAATGACCCGGCTCAGCTGATGTCACAGCGAATTCTGCATCATACGACCCGGCCAGAATCCTGGAAGATTTGGTTCAATGATTTAGGTGCTATTCTGCCGGAAGAGGGTAGTAGCCTGCGTTACTCACAGTACGAACTGATTATTGAGGCAATGGTAGCTGGCCACGGTATTGGTCTGATGCCGCAGGTATTAATTCAGCGTGAATTGAAAGAGGGCAAGCTGGTACCGGCACACAGTCACATTGCCTGCCCCCGTTCGGCATACTATCTTTTAACCCCGTTACATAAGGTGGGTATTTCGAAGATTGAGTCTTTCCGCAGCTGGTTTTTACAGCGAGTTAAGGAGCTCCATTAA
- the ltaE gene encoding low-specificity L-threonine aldolase, whose protein sequence is MTTKPSGSYTGMAGRQGIAEKDLIDFRSDTVTQPTSGMREAMANAQVGDDVYGEDPSLNLLEEQVATLLGKEAALFFPTGTMSNLAGLLSHCQRGEEAIVGDQYHIYRDEACGASVLGGIAMQPLQTDARGSVTVEQLAAAIKPDDPHCAVSRLLCLENTVGGVLQDQDNIDALTDYAHQQGLLVHMDGARLLHAAVAQELSPARLVQNIDSVSLCLSKGMGLPLGSVLSGTKAFIQRAKRMRKLLGGGMRQAGIIGAAGLYALEHHIERLADDHRRARTLAEGLAEIEGLTLDLSAIETNIMFITPEPIDHAALHLFLADNGVLIGGQSPSCRMVVHMDIDDAAIARTLDLFRQYYQ, encoded by the coding sequence GTGACAACTAAACCCAGCGGTAGCTACACCGGCATGGCCGGTCGCCAAGGCATTGCCGAAAAAGACCTGATTGATTTTCGCAGTGATACCGTCACCCAGCCGACCTCAGGCATGCGTGAAGCAATGGCAAACGCCCAGGTTGGTGACGACGTCTACGGCGAAGATCCAAGCCTTAATCTGCTTGAAGAGCAGGTTGCCACACTGCTGGGCAAAGAAGCTGCACTGTTCTTTCCAACAGGCACCATGAGTAACCTGGCCGGCTTACTGAGCCACTGTCAGCGCGGTGAAGAAGCCATTGTCGGTGATCAGTACCATATCTACCGGGATGAAGCCTGTGGCGCATCGGTACTCGGCGGCATCGCCATGCAACCACTGCAAACCGATGCCCGTGGCAGTGTAACTGTGGAGCAGCTGGCCGCTGCTATCAAACCGGACGATCCACACTGTGCTGTAAGCCGCTTACTATGCTTAGAAAATACAGTTGGTGGAGTATTGCAGGATCAGGACAACATTGATGCTCTGACCGATTACGCGCATCAACAGGGATTACTGGTGCATATGGACGGTGCCCGGTTACTGCATGCGGCGGTTGCTCAGGAGCTGTCACCGGCCCGTCTGGTACAAAATATCGACTCCGTATCGCTGTGCCTGTCTAAAGGTATGGGGTTACCGCTCGGTTCTGTACTCAGCGGCACTAAAGCTTTTATCCAGCGTGCTAAAAGAATGCGAAAACTGCTCGGCGGCGGGATGCGTCAGGCAGGTATTATCGGCGCAGCTGGCCTGTATGCACTGGAGCATCATATTGAACGTTTGGCGGACGATCATCGCCGTGCCCGCACCCTGGCAGAAGGCTTGGCAGAAATAGAAGGCCTGACGCTGGACCTGAGTGCAATTGAAACCAACATAATGTTCATTACACCTGAACCGATAGACCACGCCGCCCTGCATTTATTCCTCGCAGACAATGGCGTACTGATCGGTGGCCAGTCGCCATCCTGCCGGATGGTGGTACACATGGATATCGATGATGCTGCCATTGCACGCACCCTCGACCTGTTCCGCCAGTATTACCAATAA